Proteins encoded within one genomic window of Aerococcus viridans:
- a CDS encoding THUMP domain-containing class I SAM-dependent RNA methyltransferase, with protein sequence MTTYPLIATAAAGIEALVGKELRDMGYEVQVENGRARFEGSLDDVARTNINLRTADRIKIVMGDFKAITFDQLFESTKAIPWEDILPMDAEFPVSGKSVNSKLHSVPNVQKIVKKAIVNRLSDHYHRRGMLPETGAKYPIEVSIHKDEALITIDTSGSSLFKRGYRTEKGGAPLKENMAAALVKLTNWFPDKPFYDPTCGSGTLTIEAALIGKNIAPGINRAFISEEWDIFNNREYSKAREEAKAAIRHDIQLDIMGSDIDHRMIEIAKANAEAAGVGDQIEFKQMQLSDFTTNKEYGVIVANPPYGERLNDEEYVHKLYRQMGDLYRPMKTWSKYILTSDLAFEEYYGEKATKKRKLYNGAIRTDLFQYWGARKPRPKKVEAE encoded by the coding sequence ATGACAACATATCCACTTATCGCAACAGCTGCCGCAGGGATTGAAGCCTTAGTCGGCAAAGAATTACGTGACATGGGTTACGAGGTTCAAGTAGAAAATGGCCGTGCCCGCTTTGAAGGCAGTCTTGATGACGTAGCTCGAACAAATATTAACTTACGGACTGCGGACCGTATCAAAATCGTCATGGGCGATTTCAAAGCTATCACCTTCGACCAATTATTTGAATCGACTAAGGCTATCCCTTGGGAAGATATTCTACCAATGGACGCAGAGTTCCCAGTATCAGGTAAATCAGTCAATTCAAAATTGCATTCTGTTCCTAACGTGCAAAAAATCGTGAAAAAAGCGATTGTTAACCGTCTGAGCGACCACTACCACCGCCGTGGTATGTTACCTGAAACAGGCGCTAAATACCCTATTGAAGTGAGCATCCACAAGGACGAAGCCTTGATTACTATTGATACGTCTGGCTCTTCCCTATTCAAACGTGGTTACCGTACTGAAAAAGGTGGCGCACCACTTAAAGAAAACATGGCTGCAGCCCTAGTTAAATTAACTAACTGGTTCCCTGACAAGCCATTTTACGATCCAACATGTGGTTCAGGTACCCTAACCATTGAAGCGGCATTAATCGGGAAAAATATTGCCCCAGGGATTAACCGTGCCTTCATTTCTGAGGAATGGGATATCTTCAATAACCGTGAATATTCAAAAGCCCGTGAAGAGGCTAAAGCGGCTATCCGTCATGACATTCAATTAGATATCATGGGATCAGATATTGACCACCGGATGATTGAAATCGCAAAAGCCAATGCAGAAGCAGCTGGTGTCGGGGATCAAATTGAATTCAAACAAATGCAATTATCTGACTTTACAACGAATAAAGAATACGGCGTTATCGTAGCCAACCCACCATACGGTGAGCGTTTGAATGACGAAGAGTACGTGCATAAGTTATACAGACAAATGGGTGATCTTTACCGGCCAATGAAAACTTGGAGCAAATACATCCTGACCTCTGACTTAGCCTTTGAAGAATACTACGGTGAGAAAGCGACTAAGAAACGTAAATTATACAATGGGGCTATCCGTACTGACCTATTCCAATACTGGGGCGCGCGCAAACCACGTCCTAAAAAAGTAGAGGCAGAATAA
- a CDS encoding ribonuclease HI family protein, with the protein MLKIAIDGSVDGQFGPAGVGMVIIHDGQQRQEKYPLSGEMDNHEAEFHALLLLLEKLQAEGLESEWILCQTDSKIVFDAVNKRFHKRDPYKSLLKAILNQLDHFPMFNLKWVPDQANRGADNLARQAMHQAKKLSNQQD; encoded by the coding sequence ATGTTAAAAATAGCCATAGACGGATCAGTGGACGGGCAATTTGGGCCGGCAGGCGTTGGTATGGTCATTATCCATGACGGGCAACAACGACAAGAGAAATACCCTTTAAGTGGGGAAATGGACAACCATGAGGCCGAATTCCATGCCTTGCTACTATTGTTAGAAAAATTACAAGCTGAAGGACTAGAAAGTGAGTGGATCCTGTGTCAAACAGACTCTAAAATCGTCTTTGATGCCGTTAATAAGAGATTCCATAAACGCGACCCCTATAAAAGTTTGTTAAAGGCCATTTTAAATCAACTAGACCATTTTCCCATGTTTAATCTAAAGTGGGTGCCGGACCAAGCCAATAGAGGGGCAGATAACTTAGCCCGCCAAGCCATGCACCAGGCCAAGAAACTAAGCAACCAGCAGGACTAA
- the gpsB gene encoding cell division regulator GpsB yields MADRNLTTKDILQKEFKPALRGFNTEEVDEFLDLIIRDYESYEKEIASLKNELERAKHSTGLSESGRQAANQRSKSTTVPQSKGTTNYDILRRLSKLEKAVFGGQNAKAENTVDASEENKGDTKDHTIIFENN; encoded by the coding sequence ATGGCCGATCGTAATTTGACGACAAAAGATATTTTACAGAAAGAATTTAAACCTGCTCTTCGTGGATTCAACACAGAGGAAGTAGACGAATTCTTAGACTTAATCATTCGTGACTATGAGTCATATGAAAAAGAAATTGCCTCACTTAAAAATGAGTTAGAGCGTGCAAAACACTCAACCGGTCTAAGTGAAAGTGGCCGCCAAGCCGCTAACCAACGCTCAAAATCTACAACAGTACCTCAATCAAAAGGGACAACCAACTATGACATTCTACGTCGCTTGTCTAAGTTAGAAAAAGCTGTATTCGGTGGCCAAAACGCCAAAGCCGAAAATACAGTAGATGCTAGTGAAGAGAACAAAGGCGATACGAAAGATCATACTATTATTTTTGAAAATAACTAG
- the accD gene encoding acetyl-CoA carboxylase, carboxyltransferase subunit beta, with protein sequence MALKRRKAYIPMPEEDQAKLSFPTDPNNQAFVPDGMWQKCPQCHQTILTDDLGAEKICPHCQYHFRISSSERLANVVDKGTFVEMSQLKDNRNEDPLSFPKYLEKKEKARATTGLDEAVVTGVGEIFGYRTAIGVMDSFFMMGSMGTGLGEKIKNLFNYATEHQLPVVLFTASGGARMQEGTLSLMQMAKISIAVQNHSKAGLLYIPVLTDPTTGGVTASFAMEGDITIAEPGALIGFAGKRVIEQTIRQQLPEGFQTAEHQLQHGFIDMIVERWRQKIVIAELLQMHGVAKGGARFER encoded by the coding sequence ATGGCATTAAAACGCAGAAAAGCATATATTCCTATGCCAGAGGAAGATCAAGCAAAATTGAGCTTTCCTACAGATCCAAATAACCAAGCCTTCGTGCCAGATGGCATGTGGCAAAAGTGTCCGCAATGTCACCAAACGATTCTAACCGACGACTTGGGTGCTGAAAAAATCTGTCCGCATTGCCAATACCACTTTAGAATTTCATCTAGTGAGCGGTTAGCAAACGTGGTGGACAAAGGGACTTTTGTTGAAATGTCCCAACTAAAGGATAACCGCAATGAAGATCCTCTTTCTTTTCCAAAGTATCTGGAAAAGAAAGAAAAAGCGCGCGCTACAACTGGTTTAGACGAAGCTGTCGTAACTGGGGTGGGTGAAATCTTCGGCTACCGAACTGCTATTGGTGTGATGGACTCATTTTTCATGATGGGGTCTATGGGGACTGGTTTAGGTGAAAAAATTAAAAACTTGTTCAACTATGCAACTGAACACCAGTTACCAGTCGTCCTATTTACCGCTTCTGGTGGTGCCCGGATGCAAGAAGGCACACTGTCTTTAATGCAAATGGCTAAGATTTCCATTGCTGTTCAAAATCATTCTAAAGCTGGTTTATTATATATTCCCGTCTTAACTGACCCAACGACTGGTGGTGTAACGGCATCATTTGCTATGGAAGGGGATATTACCATTGCTGAACCAGGGGCCTTAATCGGTTTCGCTGGTAAACGGGTAATTGAACAGACGATTAGACAACAATTGCCTGAAGGTTTCCAAACGGCAGAACACCAACTGCAACACGGTTTTATCGATATGATTGTTGAACGTTGGCGCCAAAAAATCGTAATTGCTGAGCTATTACAAATGCACGGTGTCGCTAAAGGAGGTGCTCGATTTGAGCGTTAG
- the accA gene encoding carboxyltransferase subunit alpha, with protein sequence MKQLLKTVEQPNAKITQKIPAEVVTASRDINRLTTSELAKKICDVFYEMHGDRRYGDDGAIVGGVGQINGRAVTIVGTEKGHSVQENIKRNFGSPHAEGYRKAIRLFEQAEKFNRPVITIVNTSGAFCDVEAEDRGIGQAIAVSMQTMAGLTVPTITILMGEGGSGGALALAVSNKVWMMENAMYSVLSPEGFATILWKDPSRVPEAAEYMKFTAPDLLDFKVIDQIIPEHYGKKVLDHDVQAQLIKEMVLKEIDQQLAISKADLIAAKEARFNQF encoded by the coding sequence ATGAAACAATTATTAAAAACCGTTGAGCAACCTAATGCGAAAATTACGCAAAAAATCCCTGCAGAAGTGGTAACAGCTTCACGTGATATCAACCGATTAACCACGTCTGAATTGGCTAAGAAAATCTGTGACGTCTTTTATGAGATGCATGGTGACCGTCGTTATGGTGACGACGGCGCGATTGTTGGTGGTGTCGGACAAATTAATGGCCGCGCAGTTACAATTGTTGGAACTGAAAAAGGCCACTCGGTACAAGAAAATATCAAGCGTAACTTTGGGTCGCCTCATGCTGAGGGTTACCGTAAAGCCATTCGTTTGTTTGAACAAGCTGAAAAGTTCAACCGTCCAGTGATTACCATTGTTAATACCTCCGGCGCCTTCTGTGACGTTGAAGCAGAAGACCGGGGGATTGGACAAGCAATAGCTGTATCCATGCAAACAATGGCTGGCTTAACTGTACCAACTATCACGATTTTAATGGGTGAAGGTGGGTCTGGTGGCGCGTTAGCACTTGCTGTTTCAAATAAGGTGTGGATGATGGAGAATGCCATGTATTCAGTCTTATCGCCAGAAGGGTTTGCAACAATTTTATGGAAAGACCCGAGTCGTGTACCAGAAGCTGCTGAATATATGAAATTCACGGCGCCTGACTTGCTAGATTTTAAGGTTATTGATCAAATTATCCCAGAGCATTACGGGAAAAAGGTCTTAGACCACGATGTTCAGGCCCAATTGATTAAAGAAATGGTCTTGAAAGAAATTGACCAGCAATTGGCCATATCAAAAGCAGATTTAATTGCTGCCAAAGAGGCACGCTTTAATCAATTCTAG